From Anopheles funestus chromosome 3RL, idAnoFuneDA-416_04, whole genome shotgun sequence, a single genomic window includes:
- the LOC125770351 gene encoding semaphorin-1A: protein MSDPINSSKCSEREEPHRNSSRRMAQRREQLLMHLTRSVLATVLIISQYVERVDSWVPDVQSKLRIPYDATVPSFFGNSTDYFKLLDQNENTLLVGARNAVYNITIDQLVELPGQRITWPSSDAHRELCTLKGKHDQDCQNYVRVYARVNANRIMICGTNSFKPLCRYYNVLPGNGSLVYDNNELEAQGRCPYNPQHNSTYVYTDGQLYSATVADFSGADALIYREPQRTEQFDSKQLNQPAFVSAIEYNGYVMFFYREVAMEYMNCGKAIYSRVSRVCKNDKGGPYPFQDKWTSFLKARLNCSIPGEYPFYFDELQATTNAISGTYGGMRNKIIYGIMTTPENAIGGSAVCAFSVEDIMEAFEGPFKAQRDIHSNWLQVPPSSVPEPRPGKCVDDSRTLPKALVNFVKTNNLMDNSVPSLHSRPVFTRVSLYYRLSAIAVDPQVKALDGNRYDVIFVGTNDGKVIKFVNILSANSSDDVRTVVISETQAFPPGTKINEMTISKKNSALIVISSGKIISLPLHNCNEHSFKTCRKCLELQDPYCAWDDLNRDCKPIEDVHASGASIDQFYQRLDGERIGEICRKYDHQEPTVHTYEDNDVYTRIDGSGAVEKPDKSFDQRNVLIVHSNHGTVSSVGPEDIDNEISMSSMEGDELTNRIINTHQYHHKPDTFVKENLRFAAGNWSIFVVILFVTALLGMVAGYVLTRRMSKGQACEHRNQWHSGKSLSMLSQNRTNGKDVNLLMNTTNQYHTQQQAIVQQLQQHHQNNCKDNIDFDYKDRSVECKNSTENLEKDISKGMGTLQKTRHLKTFKP, encoded by the exons ATGTCTGATCCGATAAATAGCAGCAAGTGCAGTGAACGTGAGGAACCACACAGAAATAGCAGCAGAAGGATGGCGCAACGGAGAGAACAGTTGCTGATGCACCTGACGAGAAGCGTTCTAGCGACCGTCCTCATCATCAGTCAGTACGTCGAGCGAGTTGACAGTTGGGTGCCAGATGTCCAGAGCAAGCTACGCATCCCATACG atgcCACCGTGCCGTCCTTTTTCGGTAACAGTACCGATTACTTCAAGTTGCTCGATCAGAACGAAAACACGTTACTGGTCGGTGCGCGAAATGCGGTGTACAACATCACGATCGATCAGCTGGTGGAGCTGCCCGGCCAGCGGATAACATGGCCATCGTCTGACGCACACCGGGAGCTGTGCACGCTTAAGGGGAAGCATGATCAAGACTGCCAGAACTATGTCCGCGTGTACGCACGGGTAAACGCGAACCGGATAATGATCTGCGGGACGAACTCGTTCAAGCCGCTGTGCCGTTACTACAACGTTCTGCCCGGGAATGGGTCGCTGGTGTACGACAACAATGAGCTGGAAGCGCAAGGACGCTGTCCGTACAATCCGCAGCACAACAGCACGTACGTCTATACCGACGGACAGCTGTACTCGGCAACGGTAGCTGACTTTTCCGGTGCGGATGCGCTGATCTACCGAGAACCACAGCGCACGGAACAGTTCGATAGTAAGCAGCTAAACCAACCAGCGTTCGTCAGTGCGATCGAGTACAACGGGTACGTGATGTTCTTCTACCGTGAGGTAGCGATGGAGTACATGAACTGCGGCAAGGCGATCTATTCCCGCGTGAGCCGGGTGTGCAAAAACGATAAGGGTGGCCCGTACCCGTTCCAGGATAAGTGGACATCGTTCCTGAaggcacgtctaaactgctccATCCCCGGAGAGTATCCGTTCTACTTTGATGAGCTAC AAGCTACAACGAACGCCATCAGTGGCACGTACGGCGGAATGCGCAACAAAATCATATACGGCATCATGACAACGCCGGAAAACGCCATCGGAGGTTCGGCGGTTTGTGCCTTCTCGGTGGAGGACATTATGGAAGCattcgaaggacctttcaaagCTCAGCGTGACATACACTCCAACTGGCTGCAGGTGCCACCGAGCTCGGTTCCCGAACCACGTCCCGGCAAGTGTGTCGACGATAGTCGTACCCTACCGAAAGCGTTGGTAAACTtcgtgaaaacaaacaacctgATGGACAATTCGGTACCCTCGCTTCACTCCCGACCGGTGTTCACACGCGTCAGTCTGTACTATCGTCTATCGGCAATTGCAGTCGATCCGCAGGTGAAAGCGCTCGACGGTAACCGATACGATGTGATCTTCGTCGGCACGAACGATGGCAAGGTGATCAAGTTCGTGAACATACTATCGGCGAACAGTTCGGACGACGTGCGAACGGTTGTGATTAGTGAAACGCAAGCATTCCCACCGGGTACGAAAATTAACGAGATGACAATCTCGAAGAAAAACTCGGCCCTTATCGTGATCAGCAGCGGGAAGATCATTTCACTGCCACTGCACAACTGTAACGAGCATAGCTTCAAGACCTGCCGGAAGTGTTTGGAGCTGCAGGATCCTTACTGCGCTTGGGATGATTTGAATCGGGACTGTAAACCGATCGAAGACGTGCATGCGTCCGGTGCATCGATCGATCAGTTCTATCAGCGCTTGGATGGTGAACGTATCGGTGAGATCTGCCGGAAGTATGACCATCAGGAACCGACGGTACACACGTACGAAGACAATGACGTGTATACACGGATCGATGGTTCGGGTGCGGTTGAGAAACCGGACAAATCGTTCGACCAGCGCAATGTGCTGATCGTACACTCGAACCACGGTACGGTATCGTCGGTTGGGCCGGAAGATATCGACAACGAGATATCGATGTCGTCGATGGAAGGTGACGAGCTAACTAACCGGATCATCAACACTCATCAATACCATCATAAGCCGG ATACATTCGTAAAGGAAAACTTACGATTCGCGGCCGGCAATTGGTCCATATTTGTGGTGATTCTTTTCGTAACTGCACTGCTCGGTATGGTGGCGGGGTATGTGCTCACGCGAAGGATGAGTAAAGGGCAGGCGTGTGAACATCGAAACCAGTG GCACAGCGGGAAAAGCCTTTCGATGCTTTCGCAGAACCGCACCAACGGTAAGGATGTAAATCTGCTCATGAACACCACGAACCAGTACCACACGCAGCAGCAAGCGATTGTGCAACAGCTGCAACAGCACCATCAAAACAACTGCAAGGATAATATCGATTTCGATTACAAAGATCGAAGCGTTGAGTGCAAAAACTCGACGGAAAACCTCGAGAAGGACATCAGCAAAGGCATGGGCACGCTACAGAAG ACGCGCCACTTGAAGACATTTAAACCGTAG